In Spirochaetaceae bacterium, the following proteins share a genomic window:
- a CDS encoding DUF1566 domain-containing protein: protein MKNVLIALITLFLLGCNTSGDDLLDIPGVDNRPGGNNATTLTIQNESGHTVTNVMWNNVDFGTISPGRSETRLVTAGSGFVRMRPSNNPYNLRTEAQLHVTAGQQQQLVLNNNMRILRELDNTGHTLHNIANTHFNTQIGGTGPGGGTIFFAQGGTFREVSGELGTFTTSWDSGSQAVRAASNLRAGGFDDWQLPNSGDMQLLYDNLHRRGLGDFASSTISTDRYWSSSFTGSSFNFQTGGWVNTSMNSLQRVRAVREFSVN from the coding sequence ATGAAAAATGTTTTAATAGCGCTAATAACCCTATTTTTGCTGGGCTGTAATACGAGTGGTGATGACTTATTAGATATACCCGGTGTGGATAATAGGCCGGGTGGTAATAACGCTACCACCCTCACCATTCAAAACGAATCGGGCCATACCGTAACCAACGTGATGTGGAATAACGTTGATTTTGGCACCATTAGCCCCGGCCGCAGCGAAACACGGCTTGTTACCGCCGGCAGCGGTTTTGTACGTATGCGGCCAAGTAATAACCCTTATAATTTAAGAACAGAGGCCCAGTTGCATGTTACGGCGGGCCAGCAACAGCAGCTTGTGCTTAACAATAACATGCGCATACTGCGCGAGCTGGATAACACGGGCCACACTTTGCATAATATAGCGAACACACACTTTAATACCCAAATTGGCGGTACTGGGCCCGGTGGCGGCACAATATTTTTTGCGCAAGGTGGAACGTTTAGGGAAGTGAGCGGGGAACTTGGCACATTTACTACCTCTTGGGATAGTGGAAGTCAAGCTGTAAGAGCGGCTAGCAATTTAAGGGCTGGTGGCTTTGATGATTGGCAACTGCCTAATAGTGGTGATATGCAATTACTGTATGATAATTTGCATAGAAGAGGACTTGGCGATTTTGCAAGTTCCACAATTTCAACCGATAGATACTGGAGCAGCAGTTTTACAGGTTCAAGCTTTAATTTTCAAACTGGTGGTTGGGTAAACACCAGCATGAATAGTTTACAGCGTGTTCGCGCGGTACGGGAATTTTCAGTTAATTAA